A genomic stretch from Methanobacterium sp. includes:
- the larB gene encoding nickel pincer cofactor biosynthesis protein LarB: protein MREILQKLLDKEISIQDAEKMLKTSHIEELEDFAKIDTCRHLRTGIPEVIFAENKEDEDLLKIILNCAQNGHVMVTRLSKERYELLKPQISVLSDNKFKIEYNRRARILVIKDHEIGKEGKIGILTAGTSDIPVAEEARITAEEMGCETIVAYDAGVAGMHRVFSPVKKMLEEEVKAIVVVAGMEGALPSVVTGLVDVPVIGVPTSIGYGVGEGGFTALFAMLQSCAPGIAVVNIDNGFGAGVFAAKLAKQTLK from the coding sequence ATGAGAGAAATACTTCAAAAACTTTTAGATAAGGAAATATCTATTCAAGACGCAGAGAAAATGCTTAAAACTTCACATATTGAAGAGTTAGAGGATTTTGCAAAGATAGATACATGTAGGCACCTGAGAACAGGTATTCCTGAGGTGATCTTTGCAGAAAATAAAGAAGATGAAGATTTACTGAAAATTATTTTAAACTGCGCACAAAATGGTCATGTAATGGTAACAAGGCTTTCAAAAGAGAGATATGAATTATTAAAGCCTCAAATCAGCGTACTTAGCGATAATAAATTTAAAATAGAATATAATAGGAGAGCAAGGATTTTAGTAATTAAAGATCATGAAATAGGGAAAGAAGGGAAAATAGGAATATTAACTGCAGGTACATCAGATATTCCTGTGGCAGAAGAAGCTCGAATCACAGCCGAAGAGATGGGTTGTGAAACAATAGTAGCTTATGATGCAGGAGTTGCGGGAATGCATCGAGTTTTTTCCCCTGTAAAAAAAATGCTTGAAGAAGAAGTTAAAGCAATCGTTGTAGTGGCGGGAATGGAAGGTGCACTACCTTCTGTTGTTACAGGGCTTGTTGACGTGCCTGTAATCGGAGTTCCAACTTCTATAGGTTATGGTGTGGGTGAAGGAGGTTTTACAGCCCTTTTTGCTATGCTTCAATCATGCGCCCCTGGAATTGCAGTTGTAAATATTGATAATGGCTTTGGAGCAGGTGTTTTTGCAGCTAAACTTGCTAAACAAACATTAAAATAG
- a CDS encoding ABC transporter substrate-binding protein yields MNKVIITVFLALILIIAFFGVYSYNDHPKDTVRIGYLANDQHSSALTIANVKGMFEEAGINVELQQFNVGSNIVIAMAAGQIDIGYVGTAPATMAIDKGMPLKIVAAVNEEGSGIVIAQNSTIKNITDFENHIVCIPSKGSIQDILLNYLLQENNISPKDIDIREMQLSLMPEALQSGRIDGYVIWEPYVTRASSGGYGKTFMYSDEIWKNHPCCVIIASDNFRQNNPDKLKKILKIHKNATDYIYSNRDDAASILSKQFNIDINTEKEILKHIKFLAIPDEDFIVNDLKIVNIQRQLGYVDHKTLNTSDIFDLSFLPPETMV; encoded by the coding sequence ATGAATAAGGTAATTATAACAGTTTTTTTAGCATTAATCTTGATTATTGCATTTTTTGGAGTTTATAGTTATAATGATCATCCGAAAGACACGGTACGCATCGGATATCTGGCCAATGACCAGCATAGCTCAGCATTAACTATTGCAAATGTCAAGGGAATGTTTGAAGAGGCAGGCATAAATGTTGAACTCCAGCAGTTTAATGTAGGTTCAAATATTGTGATAGCCATGGCTGCGGGGCAAATTGACATTGGATATGTGGGAACAGCACCTGCAACAATGGCTATAGACAAGGGAATGCCTTTAAAGATAGTAGCGGCTGTAAATGAAGAAGGAAGCGGCATTGTAATTGCTCAAAATTCAACTATTAAGAATATAACTGATTTTGAAAACCATATCGTGTGTATACCCTCTAAAGGTTCAATACAAGATATTCTACTGAATTATTTACTTCAAGAAAATAATATTAGCCCCAAAGATATTGATATAAGGGAAATGCAATTATCTTTAATGCCTGAAGCTCTTCAATCGGGGAGGATAGATGGATACGTTATATGGGAGCCCTATGTTACACGAGCAAGTTCTGGAGGATACGGAAAAACGTTTATGTATTCTGATGAAATCTGGAAAAATCATCCATGCTGTGTTATTATAGCAAGCGATAATTTCAGACAAAATAACCCAGATAAACTTAAAAAAATACTTAAAATCCACAAGAATGCAACAGATTACATTTACAGTAATAGGGATGATGCTGCATCGATATTGTCAAAGCAGTTTAATATAGATATTAATACTGAAAAAGAGATACTTAAACATATTAAATTTTTAGCAATACCTGATGAAGATTTTATAGTTAATGATTTAAAGATAGTTAATATTCAAAGACAATTAGGATATGTAGACCATAAAACATTAAATACGTCAGATATTTTTGATTTAAGCTTTTTACCACCTGAAACAATGGTTTAA
- a CDS encoding ArsR family transcriptional regulator, translating to MDLEAILDVMGCKTRREILYLLTQEPRFVSQISRELEIGQKAIIEHLRAMEELGLLNSSFQKIERGRPRKYYGISQNMEINIFIGPDSIKMNVIGEEFSQLHQIEEKLRMGNEDIIEDLEMLIEKYDKAKKYAENLLIEVKKRNNHHL from the coding sequence ATGGATCTTGAAGCAATACTTGATGTGATGGGCTGTAAAACAAGAAGGGAGATACTGTATCTTTTAACACAGGAACCCCGATTTGTAAGTCAAATTTCCAGAGAACTTGAAATAGGACAAAAAGCAATAATAGAACATTTAAGGGCAATGGAAGAACTTGGACTACTTAATTCATCATTTCAAAAGATAGAGAGGGGCAGGCCACGAAAATATTATGGTATATCCCAGAATATGGAAATTAATATATTCATAGGTCCAGATTCTATTAAAATGAATGTTATCGGCGAAGAATTCTCCCAATTGCATCAAATTGAAGAAAAACTGAGAATGGGAAATGAAGACATTATTGAAGACCTTGAAATGCTAATTGAAAAATATGATAAAGCAAAAAAATATGCTGAAAATCTTTTGATAGAAGTAAAAAAGAGGAATAATCATCATTTATAA
- the grpE gene encoding nucleotide exchange factor GrpE, whose protein sequence is MTKKDELKTLKADLKEKESEIEDLNAQIGKKDQKIEDYFSQIQRLQADFENYKKRNEKDRKEYIKFANEGLILKIIEIYEDLERALKSSENGENLKEGVELIYKNLNDVFEKEGLEIIPAEGEKFDPFKHEALMTENNEKYENGIVTEELAKGYTLNSKVIKCAMVKVCKK, encoded by the coding sequence ATGACCAAGAAAGACGAATTAAAAACTCTAAAGGCTGATCTAAAGGAGAAAGAATCAGAAATAGAAGATCTAAATGCTCAAATAGGAAAAAAAGATCAAAAAATAGAAGATTATTTCTCTCAAATTCAACGCCTCCAGGCAGATTTTGAAAATTATAAGAAAAGAAATGAAAAAGACAGAAAAGAATACATAAAATTCGCCAATGAAGGATTGATACTTAAAATAATTGAAATATATGAAGACCTTGAAAGAGCACTTAAATCAAGTGAAAATGGTGAAAACCTGAAAGAAGGTGTTGAATTAATATATAAAAATTTAAATGATGTGTTTGAAAAAGAAGGACTTGAAATAATACCTGCTGAAGGTGAAAAATTCGATCCATTCAAACATGAAGCATTAATGACTGAAAATAATGAAAAATATGAAAATGGAATAGTTACAGAAGAACTTGCAAAGGGCTACACCCTTAACTCCAAGGTAATTAAATGTGCCATGGTTAAAGTCTGTAAAAAATAA
- the hypF gene encoding carbamoyltransferase HypF has product MKKAKIIVQGIVQGVGFRPTVYRIAREMKINGSVRNLGNSVEITLEGDKSKIEEFVENLKINKPPISKITSLKINWIESKTNEFDDFIILESSAHFSGSSVIPPDVAVCDKCLEEILNNSNNRFKYPFTACTDCGPRFTVINSVPYDRERTSMDEFPLCDDCMIEYQNPLDRRYHAEATCCPTCGPSVFLYKDKILDLKNPIEMAAKLIDEGNILAIKGIGGTHLVSKTTDDEPVINLRERLGRFNQPFACMSPDIETIKTFAEVADFEEETLISRRRPIVVLNKSKDYYLAPSVSPVLHNLGIMLPYSGLHHLLFQYSKEPAYIMTSANIPGEPMLTENEEIIGKLEGIADYYLLHDRKIVNRCDDSVIRFRAGDLAFIRRSRGYVPEPYDFSKMAEDINILALGPEIDVTFALLKDKKCYVSQHIGNTTKYETYKYLQEAINYMMSITQTDSIDAVACDLHPMFFTTKLAHELSEKYECDIFSVQHHHAHAGALFVDHEINELICIAADGVGYGEDGSAWGGEILHVKGKNYERLGSLMPQNMAGGDLTTKYPIRMVISMLNDYYESEELKELMVNEYIHYFKYGEKEIDLVLKQLNRNFNIQKTTSTGRVLDAISAALGICGERTYEGECAMKLESVAYRGSDTVDIPVEIKKDDEIATLNTSKILKTVLEEKSEDKRIEDIACSAQRAVAEGLAKLAIKTADKTGVNVIGGTGGVFYNEAISKTIKEVVTESGYEFIQHKNTCAGDGSVSLGQAAIAALYYKKN; this is encoded by the coding sequence TTGAAAAAAGCCAAGATAATAGTGCAGGGAATCGTCCAGGGAGTTGGATTCAGACCTACAGTATACAGAATAGCCAGAGAAATGAAAATCAATGGATCTGTTCGAAATCTTGGAAACAGTGTTGAAATAACACTGGAAGGAGATAAATCTAAAATTGAAGAGTTTGTAGAAAATTTAAAGATTAATAAACCACCAATATCTAAAATAACAAGTTTGAAGATAAATTGGATTGAATCTAAGACAAATGAATTTGATGATTTTATTATCTTAGAAAGCTCTGCCCATTTTTCTGGTTCATCTGTAATTCCGCCAGATGTTGCAGTATGTGATAAATGTCTTGAAGAAATTTTAAATAATTCAAATAACAGGTTTAAATATCCATTTACAGCTTGTACTGACTGTGGACCTCGTTTTACAGTTATTAATTCAGTTCCTTATGATCGTGAGCGAACATCCATGGATGAGTTCCCTCTTTGCGATGACTGTATGATTGAATACCAGAATCCTCTGGATCGGCGTTATCATGCCGAGGCAACATGCTGCCCTACATGCGGACCTTCTGTTTTTTTATACAAAGACAAAATCCTTGATTTAAAAAATCCCATAGAAATGGCTGCAAAACTCATAGATGAAGGTAATATACTGGCAATTAAAGGAATTGGAGGCACTCATCTTGTTTCAAAGACAACTGATGATGAACCTGTGATTAATTTAAGAGAAAGACTTGGAAGATTTAATCAGCCCTTTGCATGCATGTCTCCAGATATTGAAACAATAAAGACATTTGCAGAAGTTGCAGATTTTGAAGAGGAAACTTTAATTTCAAGGAGAAGACCAATTGTAGTTTTAAATAAAAGTAAAGATTATTATTTAGCACCTTCTGTCTCTCCAGTACTTCATAACCTCGGAATAATGCTCCCATACTCTGGATTGCATCATTTACTTTTCCAATATTCAAAGGAACCAGCTTATATCATGACATCAGCCAATATTCCAGGAGAACCAATGCTCACAGAAAATGAGGAAATTATTGGTAAATTAGAAGGGATTGCAGATTATTATCTTTTGCATGATAGAAAAATAGTTAATAGATGTGATGATTCTGTTATTCGGTTTAGAGCAGGAGATTTGGCCTTTATAAGGAGGTCAAGGGGCTATGTACCTGAGCCCTACGATTTTTCAAAGATGGCAGAGGATATAAACATCCTTGCATTGGGCCCTGAAATTGATGTGACCTTTGCACTTCTTAAAGATAAAAAATGTTATGTATCACAGCACATTGGAAATACAACAAAATATGAAACCTACAAATATCTTCAAGAAGCTATAAACTATATGATGAGCATAACCCAGACAGATTCGATAGATGCTGTAGCTTGTGACCTTCATCCTATGTTTTTTACGACTAAACTTGCCCATGAACTCAGCGAAAAATATGAATGTGATATTTTTAGTGTTCAACACCATCATGCCCATGCAGGGGCTTTATTTGTTGATCATGAGATTAATGAGTTGATATGTATTGCTGCAGATGGTGTAGGATATGGAGAAGATGGATCAGCCTGGGGCGGCGAGATATTACATGTTAAAGGGAAAAATTATGAAAGATTAGGAAGTTTGATGCCCCAAAACATGGCTGGAGGTGATTTAACCACCAAATATCCTATAAGAATGGTAATATCAATGTTAAATGATTATTATGAATCTGAAGAGCTTAAAGAACTAATGGTAAATGAATACATTCATTATTTCAAATATGGTGAAAAAGAAATAGATTTAGTCTTAAAACAGCTTAATAGAAACTTTAATATACAAAAAACAACCAGTACAGGTCGCGTACTGGATGCAATTTCAGCAGCACTGGGGATTTGCGGTGAAAGAACTTATGAAGGGGAATGTGCCATGAAACTTGAATCAGTGGCTTATCGCGGTTCAGATACTGTTGATATTCCTGTTGAAATTAAAAAAGATGATGAAATCGCTACTTTAAACACGTCTAAAATTTTAAAAACTGTTTTAGAAGAAAAAAGTGAAGATAAAAGAATTGAAGACATTGCATGCTCTGCACAAAGAGCCGTTGCCGAAGGTCTTGCAAAATTAGCCATAAAAACAGCTGATAAAACTGGTGTAAATGTTATTGGTGGAACCGGCGGCGTATTTTACAATGAAGCTATCAGTAAAACCATAAAAGAAGTTGTAACAGAAAGTGGATACGAATTCATCCAGCATAAAAATACCTGTGCTGGAGATGGTTCAGTGTCATTGGGGCAGGCTGCAATTGCTGCATTGTATTATAAGAAAAATTAG